Proteins encoded in a region of the Nocardia asteroides genome:
- a CDS encoding LLM class flavin-dependent oxidoreductase, translating into MTLEIGTILPTSTPDPARPILGDVRAAARLAEQIGIDSVWSTDHLVGSAPMLDSTVVLATAAAVTDRVRIGYGVLLLALRPVAWAAKQIATLQYVSGDRLILGVGTGNPAHGDIGWRAAGAPFAERGRRTDEALRVLPDLVAGRQATLPDGTEVTLAPGATMPPLLVAGDGERARRRAAAYADGWVAIGLEPPQVSASVVELASLAEEYGRKPLTVTIVAPPLATDPGHAAEQLAAYAEAGAERVILAPTGAEWRADYEFAAKIKEQL; encoded by the coding sequence ATGACGTTGGAAATCGGCACCATCCTGCCCACCTCGACCCCCGATCCCGCGCGTCCCATCCTGGGCGACGTGCGGGCCGCCGCCCGTCTCGCCGAGCAGATCGGCATCGACTCGGTCTGGTCCACCGATCATCTCGTGGGCAGCGCGCCGATGCTGGACAGCACCGTGGTGCTGGCCACCGCCGCCGCCGTCACCGACCGCGTCCGCATCGGCTACGGCGTGCTGCTGCTGGCGTTGCGGCCGGTCGCGTGGGCGGCCAAGCAGATCGCCACCTTGCAGTATGTCTCCGGCGACCGGCTGATCCTGGGCGTCGGCACCGGAAACCCGGCGCACGGGGACATCGGATGGCGCGCGGCGGGCGCGCCGTTCGCCGAGCGCGGACGGCGCACGGACGAGGCGTTGCGCGTACTGCCCGACCTGGTCGCCGGGCGGCAGGCCACTCTCCCGGACGGCACGGAGGTGACCCTGGCGCCCGGCGCGACCATGCCGCCGCTGCTGGTAGCGGGTGACGGCGAGCGTGCTCGTCGACGCGCCGCCGCCTATGCCGACGGCTGGGTCGCCATCGGACTCGAGCCCCCTCAGGTCAGCGCGAGCGTGGTGGAATTGGCCTCGCTCGCCGAGGAATACGGCCGCAAGCCGCTCACCGTGACGATCGTGGCGCCCCCGTTGGCCACCGATCCCGGCCATGCGGCCGAGCAACTGGCCGCCTACGCGGAGGCGGGCGCCGAACGCGTCATCCTCGCCCCGACGGGAGCGGAGTGGCGCGCCGACTACGAGTTCGCCGCGAAGATCAAAGAACAGCTGTGA
- a CDS encoding LysE family transporter, with protein MGFGLSLIVAIGAQNAFVLRQAISGRHVAAVVAVCGVSDIVLIAAGIGGFGVVVEAAPGVLVAARYAGAAFLIGYAVLAARRAFGSAALIAEPAGATAALGATVATGLALTWLNPHVYLDTVVLLGSLASTYASPDRWFLGAGAMLASVLWFTALGFGARLLGPLFTRPLAWRVLDTVIAAVLLALGLVLLCTG; from the coding sequence TTGGGCTTCGGCCTGTCGTTGATCGTGGCGATCGGTGCGCAGAACGCGTTCGTGTTGCGCCAGGCAATCAGCGGCAGGCATGTGGCGGCGGTGGTCGCGGTGTGCGGGGTGTCCGACATCGTGCTGATCGCCGCTGGGATCGGCGGGTTCGGTGTGGTGGTGGAGGCTGCCCCCGGGGTGCTCGTGGCGGCTCGCTACGCGGGCGCGGCGTTCCTGATCGGTTATGCGGTCCTGGCGGCCCGGCGCGCGTTCGGCTCTGCCGCGCTGATCGCCGAACCGGCAGGTGCCACCGCGGCGCTCGGTGCGACGGTGGCCACCGGCCTGGCGCTGACCTGGCTCAACCCCCACGTCTATCTGGACACCGTGGTGCTGCTCGGCTCCTTGGCCAGCACCTACGCGAGCCCCGATCGCTGGTTCCTCGGCGCGGGGGCGATGCTGGCCAGCGTCCTCTGGTTCACCGCACTGGGTTTCGGCGCGCGGCTGCTCGGGCCGCTGTTCACCCGTCCGCTCGCCTGGCGGGTGTTGGATACGGTGATCGCGGCGGTGCTGCTCGCCCTCGGGCTGGTACTGCTGTGCACCGGGTGA
- a CDS encoding LysR family transcriptional regulator ArgP, whose product MDLQLDQLRALDAVITEGTFEAAARRLNVTPSAISQRIKALEDAAGRILVQRAKPVTATESGLAVLRLARQIQLLAGDAARELGGEPSDGPIRVPIAVNADSLETWVLPALGRAPRGVCFEIHREDEEHTTRLLRDGTVMAAITSTARPVQGCKVERLGAIRYRPMATPEFTATWFAAGATAKSYATAPVVLFDRKDDLQDRLLRRRSRKPLDPPRHYVPSSTGFAEAVRLGLGWGMLPDLQTREDRVTGRLVSIDPGVVVDVPLYWQQWRLDSPALSAVAATIAAEAANVLR is encoded by the coding sequence ATGGATCTCCAGCTCGACCAGCTTCGCGCCCTCGACGCCGTGATCACCGAGGGCACTTTCGAGGCCGCGGCACGGCGGTTGAACGTCACGCCGTCGGCGATCAGCCAGCGGATCAAGGCGCTGGAAGACGCCGCGGGAAGGATTCTCGTGCAGCGCGCGAAACCGGTGACGGCCACCGAATCCGGGTTGGCGGTACTCCGGCTGGCCAGGCAGATCCAGTTGCTGGCCGGGGACGCCGCACGCGAACTCGGCGGCGAGCCCTCGGACGGGCCGATCCGGGTGCCGATCGCGGTCAACGCCGACTCGCTGGAGACCTGGGTGCTGCCCGCGCTCGGCCGCGCACCGCGCGGGGTGTGCTTCGAGATCCACCGCGAGGACGAGGAACACACCACCCGGCTGCTGCGCGACGGCACCGTGATGGCGGCGATCACCTCGACCGCGCGGCCGGTGCAGGGTTGCAAGGTCGAGCGTCTCGGCGCGATCCGCTACCGGCCGATGGCGACCCCGGAGTTCACCGCCACCTGGTTCGCGGCGGGCGCGACGGCGAAGTCCTACGCCACGGCTCCAGTTGTGCTGTTCGACCGCAAAGACGACTTGCAGGATCGGCTGCTACGCAGACGCAGTCGCAAGCCGCTGGATCCGCCGCGCCATTACGTGCCCTCGTCCACCGGTTTCGCCGAGGCGGTCCGGCTCGGGCTCGGCTGGGGCATGCTCCCCGACCTGCAAACCCGCGAGGACCGAGTCACCGGCCGCCTGGTCTCGATCGACCCCGGCGTCGTCGTCGACGTCCCGCTGTACTGGCAGCAGTGGCGCCTGGACTCTCCCGCACTGAGCGCCGTCGCCGCCACCATCGCCGCCGAGGCGGCGAACGTGCTGCGCTGA
- a CDS encoding zinc-binding dehydrogenase, protein MLAGRLYPRATNGRRFRLEEVPVPTPGPGQVLIEVAAAGVCLSDVHLIEGVLSPMYLADDAVTLGHEVAGTVHALGPDVRGPRPGDRVLLQAGEIRDGKTYTRGVDYDGGWAEYALAAVDTVVPIPDDLPFEQACFIPDAVSTPWAAITRTGQVRAAESAGVWGVGGLGAHGVQLLRLIGAAPIIAVDPLPAARQRALAFGADLALDPSDPDLPKKVYAATEGAGLDAAFDFAGAAPVREQAVGCLAEEGRLVLVGLTDKPITITNGTIFSFRQQQLRGHYGSEPDHVLELVRLRRAHRIDFAGSVSAVLPLAEAEAAVHALENKEGDPIRIVLTP, encoded by the coding sequence ATGCTTGCTGGACGACTGTATCCGCGCGCCACCAACGGGCGGCGATTCCGCCTGGAGGAAGTACCGGTGCCGACCCCTGGACCGGGCCAGGTACTCATCGAGGTCGCGGCCGCCGGTGTCTGCCTATCGGATGTCCACCTCATCGAGGGCGTGCTTTCGCCGATGTACCTGGCCGACGATGCGGTCACTCTCGGACACGAGGTCGCGGGCACGGTGCATGCCCTGGGCCCGGACGTCCGGGGTCCCCGGCCCGGCGATCGAGTGTTGCTGCAGGCAGGTGAGATCCGCGACGGCAAGACCTACACCCGAGGCGTGGACTACGACGGCGGCTGGGCGGAATACGCACTGGCCGCCGTGGACACCGTGGTGCCCATTCCCGACGATCTGCCCTTCGAACAAGCCTGTTTCATCCCCGACGCGGTTTCGACGCCGTGGGCTGCCATCACCCGCACCGGCCAGGTCCGGGCCGCCGAGTCGGCAGGCGTCTGGGGCGTCGGCGGGCTGGGCGCGCACGGGGTCCAGTTGCTCCGGCTGATCGGCGCCGCACCGATCATCGCCGTCGACCCGCTGCCCGCCGCGCGGCAGCGTGCGCTCGCATTCGGCGCGGACCTCGCGCTCGACCCGTCCGACCCGGACCTGCCGAAGAAGGTGTACGCCGCCACGGAAGGCGCGGGACTCGATGCCGCGTTCGACTTCGCGGGCGCCGCGCCCGTCCGCGAACAAGCCGTCGGTTGTCTCGCCGAGGAAGGACGCCTGGTGCTGGTCGGACTCACCGACAAGCCGATCACGATCACGAACGGCACCATCTTCAGCTTCCGGCAACAGCAGCTGCGCGGGCATTACGGCTCCGAACCGGATCACGTGCTCGAACTGGTTCGCCTGCGCCGCGCCCATCGCATCGATTTCGCCGGGTCGGTCAGCGCCGTCCTCCCGCTCGCGGAAGCGGAGGCAGCGGTGCACGCGCTGGAGAACAAAGAAGGCGACCCGATCCGGATCGTGCTGACGCCGTGA
- a CDS encoding helix-turn-helix domain-containing protein, translating into MTNDEDSGDHADFPAAERGPTVLRIALGSRLRQLREGCGISREAAGDAIRGSHAKISRLELGRTGFKERDLHDLLTLYGVVDPAERETYFELARRANDPGWWQHYSDLLPAWFETYIGLEQAATTIRTYEAQFVPGLLQTADYARAVIQLGNTDETERRVAIRMRRQRILYRVAAPTLWAVIDESALRRPVGGVEVLQEQIEHLLTMADRPSIRIQVLPYSAGGHSAAGGPFSILRFPEPELADIVYTEQLTSSLYFDKQRDVELYMSVMNRISVEALSPVDSIRFLRDLLTEMRTGD; encoded by the coding sequence ATGACGAACGACGAGGACAGTGGTGACCACGCGGATTTCCCTGCGGCGGAACGTGGTCCGACCGTCCTGCGGATCGCGCTCGGCAGCCGGTTGCGTCAGCTGCGCGAGGGCTGCGGGATCAGTAGGGAGGCCGCGGGCGACGCCATCCGCGGATCGCACGCCAAGATCAGCCGGCTGGAGCTGGGCCGGACCGGATTCAAAGAACGCGATCTGCACGACCTGCTGACTCTTTACGGAGTTGTCGACCCGGCTGAACGTGAAACGTACTTCGAGCTGGCTCGCCGGGCCAACGACCCGGGCTGGTGGCAGCACTACAGCGATCTGCTCCCGGCGTGGTTCGAGACCTACATCGGCCTGGAACAGGCCGCCACCACCATCCGCACCTACGAGGCGCAATTCGTTCCCGGGCTGCTGCAGACCGCCGACTACGCGCGCGCGGTGATCCAGCTGGGCAACACCGACGAGACCGAACGCCGCGTCGCCATCCGTATGCGCCGCCAGCGGATTCTCTACCGGGTGGCCGCCCCCACGCTCTGGGCGGTGATCGACGAGAGCGCGCTGCGCAGGCCGGTCGGCGGGGTGGAGGTGCTGCAGGAGCAGATCGAGCATTTGCTCACGATGGCCGACCGCCCCAGCATCAGGATTCAGGTGCTGCCGTATTCGGCCGGCGGGCACTCGGCCGCGGGCGGTCCCTTCAGCATCCTTCGTTTCCCTGAACCCGAGCTGGCCGACATCGTCTATACCGAGCAGCTCACCAGCTCGTTGTATTTCGACAAGCAGCGCGATGTCGAGCTGTACATGTCGGTGATGAATCGGATCAGCGTAGAAGCGCTGTCTCCGGTCGACAGCATTCGTTTCCTACGCGATCTGCTCACCGAGATGCGGACGGGCGATTAG
- a CDS encoding SAM-dependent methyltransferase, with product MPDSAPQTGVRAPVGVDTTRASIARVYDATLGGKDNYEVDRYVRDKVAEVAPRQSEVARMNRRWLHRVVRYLAGTVGIDQFLDIGAGLPTVGNTHEIAQQENPRARVVYVDNDPVCNIHGRVLLERNEYTHFVPADLTEPNTLLAHSEVTPHLDLTRPLALILCGILHHVDDDLDPAGIMRQYIDALPVGSYVAITHFYDPADGGEAHDMAIELQRRFTEMGLGSGWYRTREQIASYFGDLELIEPGLVELDDWWPMGPAIRPRLTEERLLLGGVGYKSSNGVVTALRRRATEHDLSDSAENGSAER from the coding sequence ATGCCCGATTCCGCTCCCCAGACCGGTGTCCGCGCCCCGGTCGGCGTGGACACGACCCGCGCGAGCATCGCTCGCGTCTACGATGCCACCTTGGGCGGCAAAGACAACTACGAAGTCGACCGTTACGTACGCGACAAAGTCGCCGAAGTCGCTCCGCGGCAGAGCGAAGTCGCCCGCATGAACCGCCGGTGGCTGCACCGGGTGGTCCGGTACCTGGCCGGGACGGTCGGTATCGACCAATTCCTCGACATCGGCGCGGGTCTGCCGACCGTCGGCAACACCCACGAGATCGCGCAGCAGGAGAACCCCCGGGCGCGCGTCGTGTACGTCGACAACGACCCGGTGTGCAACATCCACGGCCGCGTGCTGCTCGAGCGCAACGAGTACACCCATTTCGTCCCCGCGGATCTGACCGAGCCGAACACCCTGCTGGCGCACTCCGAGGTCACCCCGCACCTCGACCTCACCCGCCCGCTGGCGCTGATCCTCTGCGGCATCCTGCATCACGTCGACGACGACCTCGATCCCGCCGGAATCATGCGTCAGTACATCGATGCGCTGCCGGTCGGCTCCTATGTCGCGATCACGCACTTCTACGATCCCGCCGACGGCGGCGAGGCCCACGACATGGCCATCGAGCTCCAACGACGTTTCACCGAAATGGGTTTGGGCTCCGGCTGGTACCGTACCCGCGAGCAGATCGCCTCGTACTTCGGCGATCTGGAACTGATCGAGCCGGGTCTGGTCGAACTCGACGACTGGTGGCCGATGGGTCCCGCGATACGTCCACGGCTGACCGAGGAACGTCTCCTACTCGGGGGTGTCGGCTACAAATCGTCGAACGGCGTCGTGACCGCACTGCGCCGCCGGGCGACCGAGCACGACCTATCGGATTCCGCCGAGAACGGCTCGGCTGAAAGGTAA
- a CDS encoding DUF6081 family protein → MTYDDLNGPELREDRWRFLEVPLGADQTWRYADPAAHTEVGEGTVSLRIDAFTRSHAEVQILDNPKHLLVSTEAFDLTAGARTFAVEMAAENIGVTGEDYRDGFAAFNVLDMSSAQVFDLIATGKHAYAIHERLFVPGVVPQEEAFTHVVHAPLAGVDIKPGEFHRYAVTIDRTAGTADWYVDDSPVYTTRAPQLPETVQIGFGIITLHPIEDGRSTSLRGQGLHGSWRNFTVD, encoded by the coding sequence ATGACATACGACGACCTCAACGGCCCGGAGCTGCGCGAAGACCGGTGGCGTTTCCTGGAGGTCCCGCTCGGTGCCGACCAGACCTGGCGCTACGCCGATCCGGCCGCACACACCGAGGTCGGCGAGGGCACCGTGTCGCTCCGGATCGACGCTTTCACCCGATCCCACGCCGAAGTCCAGATACTGGACAATCCGAAGCATCTGCTGGTGTCGACCGAGGCGTTCGATCTCACCGCCGGAGCGCGGACCTTCGCCGTGGAGATGGCCGCGGAGAACATCGGCGTCACCGGCGAGGACTACCGCGACGGGTTCGCCGCGTTCAACGTCCTCGACATGAGCAGCGCCCAGGTCTTCGATCTGATCGCGACCGGCAAGCACGCGTACGCCATCCACGAACGGCTGTTCGTGCCCGGCGTCGTCCCCCAGGAAGAGGCGTTCACCCACGTGGTGCACGCGCCGCTGGCCGGGGTCGACATCAAGCCCGGCGAGTTCCACCGCTACGCCGTCACCATCGACCGTACAGCGGGCACCGCCGACTGGTACGTGGACGACTCCCCCGTGTACACCACGCGCGCGCCGCAGCTGCCGGAGACGGTGCAGATCGGTTTCGGCATCATCACCTTGCATCCGATCGAAGACGGCCGCAGCACCTCGCTGCGCGGGCAGGGCCTGCACGGGTCCTGGCGCAACTTCACCGTCGACTGA
- a CDS encoding oxygenase MpaB family protein — MSAVAEPSNGAVPLTKDRTRIHVDAAHRPLTKRPIKLTDALDFWSFAGAAANVVMQMARPGVGYGVAESKVESGSLMKHPWKRARTTTQYLAVAILGTDEEREAYREAVNVAHRQVHSAPGAPVRYNAFDRHLQLWVAACLYIGFEDTYQLLQGRMNDEQAEAFYRSSSTLGTTLQVTEDMWPATRADFDRYWNEACAHVAIDDYVRGYLNDLLDLRMIHWTLRLPFRNLLRFLTIGFLAPLFREQMRVEWTAADQRRFEHLFVFVAFVNRFIPRFVRHGGTYGLMADIRRRIRRQKNLI; from the coding sequence ATGTCCGCTGTGGCAGAACCATCGAACGGCGCCGTGCCGCTGACCAAGGATCGCACCCGGATCCATGTCGACGCGGCCCATCGACCGCTTACAAAGCGCCCGATAAAGCTGACCGACGCGTTGGACTTCTGGTCCTTCGCGGGCGCGGCGGCGAATGTCGTCATGCAGATGGCCCGCCCTGGCGTCGGTTACGGTGTCGCCGAGAGCAAAGTCGAGTCCGGGTCGCTGATGAAGCACCCGTGGAAGCGGGCGCGCACCACCACCCAGTATCTGGCCGTCGCTATCCTGGGCACCGACGAGGAACGCGAAGCCTACCGCGAAGCGGTGAACGTCGCCCATCGCCAAGTGCACTCGGCGCCGGGTGCGCCCGTGCGATACAACGCGTTCGATCGTCACCTGCAACTGTGGGTGGCGGCGTGTCTGTACATCGGCTTCGAGGACACCTACCAGCTGCTGCAAGGCCGGATGAACGACGAGCAGGCCGAGGCGTTCTACCGCTCGTCCTCGACGTTGGGGACCACGCTGCAGGTCACCGAGGACATGTGGCCGGCCACCCGGGCGGACTTCGACCGGTACTGGAACGAGGCCTGCGCCCACGTGGCGATCGACGACTACGTGCGCGGCTATCTGAACGATCTGCTCGACCTGCGGATGATCCACTGGACGCTGCGGCTGCCGTTCCGAAACCTGTTGCGCTTCCTCACGATCGGGTTCCTCGCCCCGCTCTTCCGGGAGCAGATGCGGGTCGAATGGACCGCTGCCGACCAGCGACGTTTCGAGCATCTGTTCGTGTTCGTCGCGTTCGTCAACCGGTTCATCCCGCGGTTCGTGCGCCACGGCGGCACCTATGGCCTGATGGCCGACATCCGCCGCCGTATCCGCAGACAGAAGAACCTGATCTGA
- a CDS encoding MCE family protein, whose protein sequence is MNPPLWQWLVRRRVAVANLGLVVVLLAGAAYLGAVVLRIDPMRGTYAVTVDLPSSGGLLPSNDVTFRGTRVGSVREVAASGSGVAAIAEIDATAKIPVGGAVVVGRLSAAGEQYLDFRPDADTGPYLTDGALVDRSRTSVPVSVQSMLTNLSGLIGGMNPDRLNVIIDELDKALAGGPDQLRNMISGISRAMAGLTDLLPQTRQLIENLEIIAETTSHAQPDLATLTRAGGVLFEQLSAADREVRHLLDEGPGQLATLGGFVSRTQDPITDLVTNFVAITRAAKLREPAIAALFPALRAGSEALGIPAHDNAFHTMVDIWPRPTCEYDTIPVVPTQKMTDTRVRLYNYCVTDDPALQIRGSANAPRPNVPDNGSGPPPGVTGDELSRPAPGN, encoded by the coding sequence ATGAATCCACCGTTGTGGCAATGGCTGGTCCGTCGCCGTGTCGCCGTCGCGAATCTCGGTCTGGTCGTGGTGCTGCTGGCGGGCGCGGCCTACCTGGGCGCGGTGGTGCTGCGGATCGACCCGATGCGCGGCACGTACGCGGTCACGGTGGACTTGCCGTCTTCCGGCGGGCTGCTACCGAGCAACGACGTCACCTTCCGCGGTACCCGGGTCGGGTCGGTGCGGGAGGTGGCAGCGTCCGGTTCCGGCGTAGCCGCGATCGCCGAAATCGATGCTACGGCTAAGATCCCGGTCGGCGGCGCGGTCGTGGTCGGTCGGCTGTCGGCGGCGGGCGAGCAGTATCTGGACTTCCGGCCGGACGCCGACACCGGGCCGTATCTCACCGACGGCGCGCTGGTCGACCGATCCCGCACGTCCGTGCCCGTCTCGGTGCAGTCGATGCTGACCAATCTGAGCGGGCTCATCGGCGGCATGAACCCCGATCGGCTGAACGTGATCATCGACGAACTCGACAAAGCGCTGGCGGGCGGGCCGGACCAGCTGCGGAACATGATCTCCGGGATCAGCCGGGCCATGGCCGGGTTGACCGATCTGCTGCCGCAGACCCGGCAGCTGATCGAGAATCTCGAGATCATCGCGGAGACGACCTCCCACGCCCAACCGGACCTAGCCACGTTGACGCGGGCCGGTGGGGTGCTGTTCGAGCAGTTGAGCGCCGCCGACCGCGAAGTGCGTCACCTGCTCGACGAAGGTCCCGGCCAACTGGCCACCCTCGGCGGGTTCGTGTCCCGCACGCAGGACCCCATCACCGATCTGGTCACCAATTTCGTCGCGATCACCAGAGCCGCCAAACTCCGTGAGCCCGCGATCGCCGCACTTTTCCCGGCGTTGCGGGCCGGTTCGGAGGCGCTGGGCATCCCGGCGCACGACAACGCATTCCACACGATGGTCGACATCTGGCCGCGACCGACCTGCGAGTACGACACCATCCCGGTGGTGCCCACCCAGAAGATGACCGACACGCGCGTGCGTCTCTACAACTACTGCGTCACCGACGACCCGGCGCTGCAGATCCGCGGTTCGGCGAACGCGCCGCGGCCGAACGTGCCGGACAACGGGTCCGGACCGCCGCCGGGCGTCACCGGCGACGAACTGTCCCGACCCGCTCCCGGCAACTAG
- a CDS encoding MCE family protein codes for MNRATALKRITAAVVTVAAVGGATGCGVGVSNLPMPKPGLGAPGYPIHATFRDALNLPDHAHVKIGGTDIGVVTGISTTNFLADVEMLIREDIQLPRGTTAELRQATPLGDIFVAMTLPPATEGAEFLSAGDTIGADHTAAAASVEQLMMSVSMLINGGGINQAAKITAELNTMFAGRAPELAHLITELTAVIAALNARTDDIDNVLTGMNVLTGELARRKAELGAAADTFPQLLALLAENNQAIVDLLDKVSVTMTALGDFTETTGPQAVSLFDSIQQLMSGFTQMGDDLGGTLDGLHTIYPSLMGSLDGPVLAVAATVSYLSVGALTDPSGSRLPELGDVPAFIGSLAQVIEKVIGRVTSPPRQPEQEEGGR; via the coding sequence ATGAACCGGGCGACCGCGCTGAAGCGCATCACCGCCGCCGTGGTGACCGTGGCGGCTGTCGGCGGGGCGACCGGTTGCGGCGTCGGCGTCTCGAATCTGCCGATGCCGAAGCCGGGGCTCGGCGCCCCGGGCTACCCGATCCACGCCACCTTCCGCGACGCGCTCAACCTGCCCGACCACGCGCACGTGAAGATCGGCGGCACCGACATCGGCGTGGTCACCGGCATCAGCACCACCAACTTTCTCGCCGACGTCGAAATGCTCATCCGCGAGGACATCCAGTTGCCGCGCGGCACCACCGCGGAGCTGCGTCAGGCGACACCACTCGGCGACATCTTCGTCGCGATGACGCTGCCTCCTGCCACCGAGGGCGCAGAGTTCTTGTCGGCGGGCGACACCATCGGCGCCGATCACACGGCGGCGGCCGCGTCGGTCGAACAGCTGATGATGTCGGTGTCGATGCTGATCAACGGAGGCGGCATCAATCAGGCCGCGAAGATCACCGCGGAGCTGAACACAATGTTCGCCGGCCGGGCTCCCGAACTCGCCCACCTGATCACCGAACTGACCGCCGTGATCGCCGCGCTGAACGCGCGCACCGACGACATCGACAACGTTCTGACCGGAATGAACGTCCTGACCGGCGAATTGGCCCGGCGCAAGGCCGAACTCGGGGCCGCCGCGGACACCTTCCCGCAGTTGCTCGCCTTGCTCGCCGAGAACAACCAGGCCATCGTGGATCTGCTCGACAAGGTGTCGGTGACCATGACGGCGCTCGGCGATTTCACCGAGACCACCGGACCGCAAGCGGTGAGCCTGTTCGACAGCATCCAGCAGTTGATGTCGGGTTTCACCCAGATGGGCGACGACCTGGGCGGCACGCTCGACGGGCTGCACACGATCTACCCGTCGCTGATGGGCAGCCTGGACGGGCCGGTGCTGGCGGTGGCGGCGACGGTGTCCTACCTCAGCGTCGGCGCACTGACCGACCCGTCCGGGAGCCGACTGCCCGAACTCGGTGACGTGCCCGCCTTCATCGGCAGCTTGGCCCAGGTCATCGAGAAGGTGATCGGCCGGGTCACCAGTCCGCCGCGGCAACCGGAGCAGGAAGAGGGCGGACGATGA
- a CDS encoding MCE family protein, giving the protein MRMLGKATAVCAAALLAAGCSLVPDSLTTLPDRYLGEHLRISADFENVAGLYAGNEVAVLGVPVGRVDTVEAKGSYVQVTMSLDKGVAIPADAIAALVSPQLITNRHVELAPAYSGSGPVLTDGTHIPLTRTRTPVELDRILQNFDQLGAALKGDPDNGPMASRVLFPLLDGNGDRLRATLDALSAAFEVSFANADQISNTIIKLTEITQIIARNDQTVRDFSGRLTELIALLGQQAPGLQAVLEQLDQFVTNTSTLVGRNGDQLAGALDRFTAITAQMRANARGLTEIIDVGPLLFENLSNAVSREHQALRLHALTDKVVLDNEVVSQFCERIQLRLDGCRTGKPQDFGPDFGLTAALLGIAE; this is encoded by the coding sequence ATGCGAATGCTGGGCAAGGCCACGGCGGTGTGCGCGGCCGCCCTGTTGGCGGCGGGATGCTCGCTGGTGCCCGACAGCCTGACCACGCTGCCCGACCGCTATCTCGGCGAACATCTGCGGATCAGCGCGGATTTCGAGAACGTCGCCGGTTTGTACGCGGGCAACGAGGTGGCCGTGCTCGGTGTGCCGGTCGGCCGCGTCGACACGGTGGAAGCCAAGGGCAGCTATGTCCAGGTGACCATGAGTCTCGACAAGGGGGTGGCGATTCCGGCCGACGCGATCGCCGCGCTGGTGTCACCGCAACTGATCACCAATCGGCACGTCGAGCTCGCCCCGGCCTACAGCGGTAGCGGACCGGTGCTCACCGACGGCACGCACATTCCGCTCACGCGGACCCGCACACCGGTCGAGCTCGACCGCATCCTGCAGAACTTCGATCAGCTCGGCGCCGCGCTGAAGGGCGATCCGGACAACGGCCCGATGGCGAGCCGGGTGCTGTTCCCGCTGCTGGACGGCAACGGCGACCGGCTGCGCGCGACCCTGGACGCGCTGTCGGCCGCGTTCGAAGTGTCCTTCGCGAATGCCGACCAGATCTCCAACACCATCATCAAGCTCACCGAGATCACCCAGATCATCGCGCGGAATGACCAGACGGTTCGCGATTTCAGCGGCAGGCTCACCGAGTTGATCGCTCTGCTGGGCCAACAGGCGCCCGGTCTGCAGGCGGTGCTGGAGCAACTGGATCAGTTCGTCACGAACACCTCGACGCTGGTCGGCCGCAACGGTGACCAGCTGGCCGGCGCGCTCGACCGTTTCACCGCGATCACCGCGCAGATGCGGGCCAACGCCCGCGGGCTCACCGAGATCATCGATGTGGGGCCGCTGCTGTTCGAGAACCTGTCCAACGCGGTCAGCCGGGAACACCAGGCGCTGCGCCTGCACGCGCTGACCGACAAAGTGGTGCTGGACAACGAGGTCGTATCCCAGTTCTGTGAACGAATCCAGCTGCGCCTCGACGGTTGCCGCACCGGGAAGCCGCAGGATTTCGGTCCCGATTTCGGTTTGACCGCCGCACTGCTCGGGATCGCCGAATGA